DNA from Agrobacterium vitis:
AACGTCATAGGTGGGAGCACCATCATAGGCTCCATCGGCAGTGAACTGATCAATCTCATTGTTGATCTGATCCAGCAAAGGTTCCAGTTGCGAGGCATCTCCAGTTTCTTGATCTGTCAGGCTATGGGCAATAATCTCGCCACTATCGGTATCAATAGCCAGGTGCAGTTTTCGCCAGTTGCGGCGGGACTTTACGCCATGCTTCTCCTCGAGCCATTGGCCGGCGCCATAGACCTTGAGCCCAGTACTGTCGACCACAACATGAATGGGTCCGTCCGCCACATGCGGCCGGTCGTTGCCTCTGCCTGATGGCTTCCAGGTTCTGGCCCGTCGGCTTAGCGTGGTGTGATCGGGCACAGGCAGATCCAATCCCATCATGTCCAGCACCGAACTCAGCAGGCCTTTGCTCTGGCGCAAACGCAGCCCAAACACCATGCCCAGCATCAGAGTAGTTTCGATCGCCAGATCCGAATAGAGAGGCTGGCCACCACGCGTCCTGCGACGTGGAGCAGCCCAGCCCGCCAGCGCATCGGGAGTTATCCAAAATGTAAAGCTGCCACGGCGGCGAAGGCCCGCCTCATACTCCGCCCAGTTCGTCACTTTGAACTTCATCTTACCGATGCGATGGCGACGGGAGGCGTTATGTTTGTGCGGCATGCTGGATCAATCAACCTATTTTCGATCCCGGCCCCATAGATGCAAAATGTTGAAATTTGATCCCCGCACCAACGCCGCGGCGAATATGACACCTCTCTCAAGAAGAACGGCACGCAGCTGATTGATCAAGGTCGTTCGCTCCGCAACCAGCCGTGATCGACCCCGATGCAACGTCTGGACATCCAACTGCTCCTGGTTCTTCAGTTCGACAGACCGCATCGGCGGTCGTGATGCCGCCTCGGCAATGCCCTCGGCATCTTTGTCATCATTCTTCTGCGCCTTTACATATGGGCGGATGTATTCCGGCGACATCAGCCGAACCTCATGGCCTCTAGCGGCAAAGAGCCGGCCAAGATGGTGAGCACCACAGCAGGCCTCCATCTCGATAACGCAGGTTGGTAGCTTCTCAACGAATTCAATCAATGTCTGTCGCCGCATCGTCCGGCGGACAAATACAGCGCCGCGGTCATCTACCCCAACAACGCTGCAGCTGTTTTTCCCGATGTCGATGCCCAAGATAGAAATCTGCATGGCTCTGCTCCTTTCTCTTCAAGAAAAGGACATCATACTCGATGCCCTCGGAAGGGCGGGCCATCCCATAACCAACAGTTAAAAACTTAACATGACAACACCACCCCCTGAAATCGACATGAAACGAAGCATTTCCGGAGAAAGCGAAATCTCCGAAAAGCTTCCTTTTTCCTTTCTCTAAGGCTTTTTCTCGCCAACGAACCGACGTCGCCCGCCGCAGCGAGAGATCTAGTTCAGTCCGAGCGTGCCACGGAGCTTGGATAGGTCTTCGGCAAGCGTCGTGACTGGGCCGGCAAGAGCCTTGCGGTCGGCGTCAGTAAGCTTGTCGTAGGTCTCAAAACCGTCCTTTCTCTTGTATTTGGCAAGGATGCCGTCGACCGTTGTAAAATTCTCATCGATCTTCTTCAGCAGAGCCGGATCCTCCTGCTTGATCAGCGGCGTGAGGAGATCAACAATCTTCTTGGCACCGTCGACATTGCCCTGGAAGTCATAAAGGTCGGTATGGCTGTAGCGATCTTCCTCACCCGTGATCTTAGTCGCTGCCACTTCTTCGATCAGCGCGGCAGCACCGCCTACGACTTTTTCCGGCGGGAAGGTCAGGCCCTTCACGCGCGTTTGCAATTCCGTCACGTCTGCATAAAGCTTGTCGGCGAGTGCGCCGAGATCCTTGGCCGAATTCTCGTGAAACAGGCTATATTCGATCCGGTGGAAGCCTATAAAGTCGGCAGACTTCTCTTTCTGCTCATGATCATCGGCGCGCGAGTCGATAGCGGCGTCGAGATCGGAGAATAGCTCGGCGACCGGCTCGATCTTTTCATAGGTCACACGCGTCGGGGCATACAGCATCTTGGCCTTTTCCAGGTCGCCAGCCTTGACCGCATCGGTAAAGGCCTTGGTGTCCTTGGCCAGCGTGGCAAGATTTTTCTCGACATAAATTTTGTAATCAGCGATCGGCTGGACGAGATCTTCAGGGGCGACCTTGGCCTGGGCGAGGCCCGTGCTGGCCAGAAGGACCGTTGCGAAGACCGTGGACAGAAGCGAAGTGCGACGTATCATGAGGCTTGTTCCTTGGGTTGGAGAAATGCGGGTCAACCGCGTACATTCACGGGGCCGGTTGCTTCGAGAAGACCACGCCCGAGAAAATCCTGTTTGTCCTTGACGCCAGGCAGAACGAAAAAATAACCGCCGCCGATCGGCTTGAGATATTCCTCAAGCGGCTCGCCATTGAGCTTGTTTTGAACGTGAATGAACCCCTTCTCGAGATCGGCCTGATAGGCGATGAAGAGAAGGCCCATTTCCAGCTGCCCTGCCTTGCTGACGCCATTGGAATAATTGAATGGTCGACGCAGGATGAGATGTGCCTCAGCCTCTTTATCGCGCGCGTTGGCGAGCCGAATATGCGACGTCAGCGGCGTGACCTTGCCATCTGGATCGTTGGCATAGTCAGGAATGTCGGCCTCGACCCTGCCGCCGAATGGTGCGCCGCTGTCCTTCTGGCGGCCGATGATCGTCTCTTGCTCTTGCAAGGGCGTGCGATCCCAACGCTCGACAAAATTGCGGATGATGCGCACTGCCTGATAGCTGCCATGGGCGGCCCAGGCGGGTTCGTCGCTGTCCTGCTGCACCCAGACGATCCTGTCCATGAGCCCGGAATTGCCGGAATCCGGGTTGGCGCTGCCGTCTCGGAAGCCGAGGAAATTGCGGGCACTTTCCTTCGCCTTTTCCGAATGCGGCGGTTGCACCGGGACGCTGCCTTCCTGTTTCCACCGCACCATCATGAGGTCCGGCATATTTTTGATGACGTCCCGCAGCGCATGGATATTGGTGTCCTGCGTGTTCGAGCAGAACTGGATCAGGATATCGCCGTGGCAAAGCTCGTGCTGCAATGCGTCGTTCGGGAAATCTTTCATAGGCTGCAGACGCTTCGGCTTGGCATCTTTCAAACCAAAGCGATCGTCGAACAGGGAATTGCCGATCGAAACGGTAATTGTCAGATTGTCCGGGGTAACGACGGGGCCAAGGATGCCGGAATCGGCTGGCGGAAATTTGGGGGCGAGCTGTGGAACCGGCCCACCCTTCATCAGGAAAGCAGCGCGCTCCGTCAGGGTGCGGAAAAGCCGCTCAAGGTCTGCGCGGTTCTGGGCCAACACGTCGAAGGCAACGACGAGGCCTGCCGCCGGACGCGGCGTGACAATGCCTGACTGGTGCATGGCATAGAAAGGCTGGCTCTCCTCCAGCTTGTCGCTTTCTGGCGCATTGGTCACTGCGCTTGGCATCATGTTGTCAGATGCCGATGCGCCTCTCGCACCGGCAATAACGCCCGCCGCGCCCATGCCTGCGCCGATCAGCAGGCAGCGGCGCTCAGGCGAAACAAGGATATTATCGTCTTTTGTCTTGTTCTGGTGTGTCATCAGCTTAATCTCAGATTTTGGAGAAGCTTGCCGAGGTCGGCGGCAAGAGCTGCGGCCTGCTTCTTCAGGTCGGACTTGTCGTCTTCGGTAAGAGTGGAATAGCGCACATAGCCTTCAGTGCTGCGGTGCTTTCGAAGCGTCATCTGAAGGGAGGTGATGTTCTTATCGACCTGCTCTGTCAGCGAGGGGGCCGTCTTGGCGGCGATTGGTTTGATAAGATCGGCCACCTTCTGCACGCCTGATAGCGCCGCATCGAAAGAGGCAAGATCGCTATGGGCGTAGCGGTCTTCATCAAGCCCAGGCCCGGCCGTGGCGAAACGGTCCATCGCAGCGGCAGCCCCTGATATCATTTGGGCTGGCGTGATACGAAGGTCATGGATGCGATCCGCCAGGGCCTGCGCGTTAGCGGCAAGCTTGTTTGCCACCGGTGCCATTTCTTCGAGACTGTTGTTCGAGAACAGGCCAAACTCGATCCTGTGCAGCCCAACAAAGGCGGGATCCTGCTCTTTCTTCTCGAAATAATCAGCACGCGCTTCGATCGTCCTGTCGAGATCGGAAATCTGGCCGGCAATCGGCAAGAGATGGGCATAGACGATGCGTGCGGGCTCGTAGAGCGAGCGAACCTTTGCCAGGTCTGCAGCCTTGATGGCTTCCGCAAGGTCATTCGCAGCGGTCACGAAACCATCGGTCTCGCTGGCAAGGTACACCTTGTATTCCGCCATCGCGCCGATGAAGGCCTTCATCGAGGGCTGGGCGGCGGCTTGAGCTCCGCTGGCCGCGGCCGTAACATGCAGGGTGCCACGCGGGTTTGACAGCAGGCCGCAGGTGATCTGGTAAGTGCCGGGCTCCAGCATCGCCGTCAGGCTCTGGGTGAAGCCGGGGGCGATGTTTTCACGCTCTTCCAGAACCATGACGCCATCAAGGATTTCCCATTCGACAGCGCGATCCGACGTGTTGACGATCTCGAAAACGGTGCGGCCAGCCGGCACAGTCAGTTCGTTCGGATTGCAGCTTTTGCCAGCAATCGTCACCGTTACCGCGCCGCCTGCGGTGGTCTTCCTTACGGCGTGCGAATAACGCGAGGCATAGTAGAACGCCGTGCCCGAAACGAGCACCAGGACGGCAGATATCCCGATGCCAGCAGCCAAGAGCTTGCGCGGAAGGATATCCTTGGAGGGAATGCCATTCATTGAGATAGGTCTTTTCAGATTTTGCGCGCGGAATGAGAAGTTTGGACTTCTGGCGCGGGTGGATACGGCGCGAGGAAAAGGAACAGGGTGGTCGTCAAAAAGACGACATAGACCGTCACTTCGCTGATTGTCGGCGCATCGATATAGCCGAGAATACCGCCCAGGACTGAACCAAGAGGACTGTCGAGCGGCAGTCGGTCGCTCAGATCGAAGACGACGGACTGAAGATGGTTCCACAAGCCGGCTTCATGCAAGGCCTTGACCGCATTGGCCAGAATGCCTGCCGCAACGATAAGGATGAAGACGCCCGTCCAGCGGAAGAAATGGCGCAGATTGAGCTTCAGGCCGCCCACATAGATGCCGCACCCGACGAGAACGGCGAGAACAACGCCCAAAAGCGCTCCAAGTGGGGCGAGCCCGCTGTCTGACTGCTGGAATGTGGCAAGAAGGAAGAAGACCGATTCCAAGCCTTCGCGCACCACAGCCAAAAATGCCATGGTGGCAAGCCCGAAACCGCCGGAATGCGAGGCTAATGCTTCATCGATGGAGTGATGAAGCTCTGCCTTGATGGAGCGGGCCGCCTTGCGCATCCAAAACACCATCGATGTCAACACGATGACGGCGACCATGCCAATCACGGCCTCGAACAGCTCTTGCGCTTTCTGCGGAAACTCGGCGCTGACGACCTGCAGTCCGGCACCAACGAACAGCGAAACCGCGATTGCGAGCAGGATGCCGATCCATACAACAGGCATCCACATGCCGCGTCCGGTCTGTTTAAGATAGCTTGCAATTATCCCCACGATCAACGCCGCTTCGACGCCCTCGCGAAACATGATGAGAAACGGTGCAAGCATGTCAGTGTCTTTAATGTTGCTATGGGAGGAGAAAGCGTTGGGCCAGCAAATAGGACTAACAAAGTCAACTTTGTGGCAAACTTCAATGGCGTTACTTATGTTCACCGTCATGTGATCGCGGCAGCCGTGTTGCATCAATTAGGTTCCGTACGAGAGGGCTTCTCGCAAATTTTCGGGCTTAACCGCATGTCGACCATAGGCATGGAATTTGCCGCTCCGAAAGTTGCGGAGGGAGCCATGATTCTGAATACCATTGCCGAGAAGCTGAAGCGCCATTCGAAGGATGTTTTCAAAGGCAGACATTTCGAGGCATGGCTGATTGTACAGGCGGTTGCCTGGTACTTGCGCTATCCGCTCAGCTATCGAGACCTTGAGGAGATGTTCCGGGAAGGTGGTTTCGAGGTCGATCATAGCACGGTCAACCACTGGGTATTGGCTTATGCGCCGATGATAGAAAAGCGGCTGCGGCAGTTTCGGCGCCCGCATTGTGGCTCGGTCCAGATCGTCGAAACCTACGTCAAGATTCGCGGCAAATGGCGCGCTCTTTACCGAGCCATCGACAAGCATGGCAATCCGGTGGATTTCCTGCTGACCGCTAAGCGCGATTTCGACGCCACCAAGCGGTTCTTCCGCACAATGCTGAAGGACGAGCCCCTGCTATCACCGGCAAAGATCGGGACGGACGGCGTCAGTACTTTTCCGTCGGCAATCAAGACATCAGTCGATAGTGAGCGCCTGCATCCGGGTAAAGAAGAACATGCCCGAGATCAGAGGCTTCCAGTCCTTTAACACGGCACGCCGAACCATTGCCGGTTTCGAAGCGACGCTCTGGCTCAGAAAAGGCTTCGGCTTTTCCGGCGGCTGGACTTTCAACAACCAGAACGATTTGCTTGCGCGCCTCTTCGGACTGCAAAAGGTTAACAAAGCATGAAAATGAAGATGCTCAGGGGATAATCACGCGCTCCGAAAATGTTTGCGACAAGCCCCCACGAGATCTCCTCAGACCATCATCGCGAACTGAGAACCGAAGCCATGCAATGTGGAGCGAAATTGCACGCCTGCAGACCGCATAAGCGAAAGCCGTGCGCAACATTTTTGAACGGTGTCGGTTAACTTTACGGTGCCGTGATAATTTCCTTCATAGACGGCTCTCCTCATTGCGGCTCCTAACAACCGCATCATGGCACTTCACGCGCCGGGGCGGGATGCCGTCCACCTCATCAAGCCCCATTGAAGTTCATCATGGCGGGCTTGTCTTTGATAGGTGTGAGGCACTCCATTCTCCGCCCAGAGCCTTGATTAGGTTGGCGCTGGCAACGAGGCGGTTTTGCGCGATTAAAAGCGCCGTCTCCTGGTTGGTGAGCGAAGTCGCCTGCGCGGTCACGACTGTCGTGTAGTTCGTCGTCCCGGCCTGATATTCGTTGAGCGCAATCGTGACGGCCTTCCGTGCAAGCCGAACCGCTTCAGCTTGCGCCGCAGCCTGATGCTGGAGGATGCGCAGGTTCGATAGCTCGTCGTCGACATCGTGGAACGCGGTGAGCACCGTTTGCCGGTAATTGGCGACGCTCTGATCGTAGGTGGCCCGTGCGGCGTCCACGGCGGCGGAACGCGTTCCCCCATCGAGCAAGGTCTGACTGCCGCTTGAGGCAAGCGACCAGACCATGTTGGTGGCCGAGACCAGTGGTGACACCCCGGAATAGCCGGCGACGGCCGACAAATTGATGGTGGGATAGTAGGCGGCGACCGCAACGCCGATCAGGGCATTTTGCTGTCGCATCGTTCGCTCCGCCTCGGCGATATCTGGTCGGCGCTCCAGAAGCGCGGAGGGAACCACGAGCGGAATGTTTGGTACCGCCTGTGCCAAGGCTCCCGACTTGATCGTCAGTTCCGATGGCGACTTGCCAATCAGCAGCGCGATGGCATGCTCGTATTGGGCGCGCAGTTCTCCAGCGGCAATGGCGGAGGCTTGGGTCGAGGCAAGCTCCGTTTGAGCGGTGATAATGTCGGAGCGCGATGCCACGCCAGCGGCATACTGGTTCTGCGTGATCTTGAGGCTGCGCTCATAGGCTGCCACCGTGTCGTTCAGGAGGCGAGCCAGCGAATCCTGATAGCGCAGCTCAAAATAATCCGTCACCAGATCGGCTTGGGCCGACAAGGTGAGGTCGGCGAGTTCTGCGGCACTGGCCTCGGCTGCCGCCTGATTGCTCTCGATCTTGCGGCGCACCTTGCCCCACAGATCGATGTCCCAGCTTCCCGTGACTTCAGCGGTCTGGGTGTTCGCAGTCACCGCAGAGCTGCGCTTGCGGGTTATACTCGGACTGGCCGTTACTGTTGGGACCAGGCTCGAGCGTGTTTCACGTACCACGGCCTGCGCTTCGCGATAAGCGGCTTCATAAGCCTTCAAATTCTGATTGCTGATCGCGACCTGAGGCACGAGTTCGTCGAGCAGCGGATCCTTGTAGACGCTCCACCACTTTCCTCGCGTCATGCCATTGCCTGGCTCTGCGACTTTCCATCCCTTCGGCGCCTCTTTAAAGGCGACCGGGGTTACAACGTCGGGCTTGAGATAGTCCGGCCCGACCGCACAGGCTTGGAGAAGAGACGACAGGCCGCAGAGCGTGCTGATGATGAGAAGTGGCTTCATTGCGCCGTTTCCGTGATGGCCGATCCAGGGAACGCGCGATGCCAGAACTTGAGCGAGCGGTGCCGAAGGCGATCGAGATAGAGATAAACCACCGGTGTGGTGTAGAGCGTCAGCATCTGGCTGACGATAAGGCCGCCGATGATAGCGATGCCGAGCGGGCGGCGCAGTTCCGCGCCCATGCCCTGATCAAGGACGAGCGGCACGGCGCCAAACAGGGCCGCGCAGGTGGTCATCATGATCGGACGAAAGCGCATCACGCAGGCCCGCCGGATCGCGGCCTCGGGCGCCAGACCATCTTCACGCTCCGCCTGGAGCGCGAAATCCACCATCATGATGGCATTTTTCTTGACGATGCCGATCAACAGGAAGACCCCGATCAGGGCGATTACGGTGAACTCGGTGTTGGCAAGGCTCAGCGCCAGCACGGCGCCTACACCGGCCGACGGCAGCGTCGAAAGAATGGTAAGCGGATGGATGTAGCTTTCGTAAAGGATGCCGAGCACTACGTAAACGGCAAGCAGCGCTGCACCGATCAGGATCGGCATGGTTGCGATGATGGACTGCGCCGTTCCGGCCGAGCCGGCGAAACTGCCATGGATGGATGTCGGCATGCGGATGTCGCGCACGGCTTGTTCGATGGCAGCGGTGGCATCTGCGAGCTTGGCGCCAGGCGCGAGGTTAAAGGAAATGGTGGTCGCGGCGGCCTGGCCCTGATGGTTGACCTGGACGGGAGTGGTGGCACCCGCCAGCCGCGCGAAGGCGGCCAGCGGGATCATGGTGCTGGTCGAAGTCGAGACTGCCGCACCACTGGAGGCGCTGCCGCCACTCGAGGTCGCGATCGAATTGGTCGCCTGGTTGCTGGCCGATGAACTCGAAGACGTCGTGGTTGAACTGCTTGTCGACGTGGTCGAGACCAGGGTGGAGGAGGCATTGGTCGAAGACGTGCCGCTCGCCGAATCTCCTGACGTACTCACATAGATTAAATTGAGCGACTCCGGATCCTCCAGATAGCGCGGTGCCAGCTCCATGATGACCCCGTACTGGTTCTGCGCTTTGTAGATGGTTGAGACCTGCCGTTCGCCAAAGGCGTCATAAAGCGTCGCGTCGATGATGTTGGGCGTCAGGCCGTAGCGCATGGCCGTCGGCCGGTCGATCATGATCTTTGTGTTGAGGCCGCCGGTCTGTTGGTCCGAGGCGACATCGGCCAGCGCCGGGCTTTGCTTCAAGATAGCCGTCAGCTTCTCTCCCCACTTTCGCAATTCAGCCATGTCGTCGGCCTGCAAGGTATATTGGTATTGGGCAAAGCTCATGCGGCCCCCGATGAAGAGATCCTGCGTTGGAAACATCATCAGCTGCGCACCGGGAATAGCGGCGAGTTTTGCGCGCAACCGCGCCATTATCTGCAAGGCTGAGGCGTCGCGCTCCTCAAGCGATTTCAGGGTGACGAACACTTGGCCCTGATTGGTGCTGCCCCCACCCGTGAAACCTACCACCGTCTGAACGGCGGGATCGGCCTTAACGATGTCCTGGGCCTGCGCCAGCTTCTTCGTCATGGCCTGAAACGAGATGCTCTCGTCAGCCATGATACCGCCCATCATCAGACCGCCGTCCTGTTGGGGAAACAGGCTCTTCGGAATGGCGGTGAAGAGAACGACGTTGAGCGCCACTGTGACGAGAAGCGTGACGAGAACCGGGAAAGGGTAAGCCAGCGCGCGCTGGAGGGACCGGTCGTAGAGGTGTTGCAGCCCATCGACCACGCTGCCGGCCGCACGCGCCAGGCTTCCGGGGGGATGATGGCCGCCGGAGCGAAGCAGCAGGGCGCACATCATCGGCGTGGTGGTAAGTGCGAGCACGAGCGAGACGCCGATCGCGACCGAAAGCACAATTGCGAACTCACGGAAGAGCCGCCCGACGAGGTCGCCGAGCAAAACGATGGGTAGGAACACAGCAACGAGCGACACACTCATCGAGACGACGGTGAAGCTGACCTCGCGCGCGCCGCGCAGGGTGGCTTCCACACGTGACACGCCCGTCTGCATGTGACGCTCAATGTTCTCCAGAACGACGATTGCGTCGTCGACGACGAAGCCCGTGGCAATGGTCAGCGCCATCAGCGACAGATTATCGAGGCTTTAGCCGAGGAGTTGCATCGCACCAAAGGTGCCGAGGATCGAGACCGGAACGGTGACCGCCGGGACAAGTGTAGCACGCCAGTTGCGCAGGAAGGCAATCGACATGTCGTTCACCCGCCCGCCTGGGCCAGAAGATCTCTACAATTTGCATAGCTGCCATGCACGAAAATCATCTTATTGGCCATCGTCAACTGCAACATAATGCGAGAACAGAAATTTCAGTTTCATAAATTATGTCCCGTTCTGGGCGTGGTTGTAGCGAGGATGAAGGCCATGATGATAGACGAACATTTCAAGTCCGGCATGCGGCGGCTTGCAAGCGGTGTCTCACTGATCACCACGAAAGACACCCATGATGCATGGCACGGCATGATCGCGACCTCCGTGACATCCGTCTCTGTCGAGCCGCCCAGCTTGCTGGTATGCATCAACCGGTCCGCCTCGTGCCATGACCCCCTGATCGAGTCGGGTGTTTTCTGTGTGAGCTTTCTGGGTGAGGACAACGATGCCATTGCCGAAGTCTTTTCATCTTCCAGATTCAAGGAGCAGAGGTTCCGGGATGGGGACTGGCGCAGGATTTCGACAGGTGCGCCAGCGCTTGCTCGCTCGCTTGCCAGTTTCGACTGCCGGGTAAAACAACAGCTTCAGGCAGACAGCCATACGATCTTTATCGGATCTGTGGAGGCGATAGAGCTTTGGGACGCACCGCTTTCGCCACTTGTCTACATGAACGGCGGATATGTCCGTTGCATATCTGCGGGCGTGTGACATTTCCGAGTCCTGGATATTGAAATTTTACGGCCCGTTGGCTATTGCGCCATATGGGGCGCTAAACGCATGTCTTTCGGGCCCGCGTTTCAAGGTTGGAAAGGCGTCCAATTTGAGCAGAGCCGGCGAACACGCTGGCCAAGGATGGTCGGATGCCGCGCAAGCAGACCCCCGCGAGAGCCGGGAAACTTCTCAGAACAGACGCCTATGAGCGCCTCCTCATCGCCATTATCACGGGTGAGATCGAGGCCGGGTCGCGGGTTGACGAAAAGCAGCTCATGAAGCAGTACGGCCTGGGCCAGGCGGCCGTTCGCGACGCCCTGTTCAGGCTTGATCTTGAGGGGTTGGTCGAGCGCCATCCGCGCATTGGAACACGCGTCGCCGAATTGGGCCTGCGTGAATTGCAGGATGTCTACGAGGCCCGGTTGCTGCTTGAAAGCTACGCGGCCGCACTAGGGGCCGTTCGCGGCACGCCCGAAGACTTTGCCGCCATCCGCGGCGCCTTCGCCCAGCATGCTGACGCCGTCGAGCGCCGCGATATCCACAAGATGGTCGAGATCGACTGGGCGTTTCATCGCGCCTTGGCCCGAGCCAGCCAAAATCAACAGATCGAGGTCGCCCTCCGCCGGCTGCACAACAACGCCTGTCGCTTCTGGTGTTTCGGACTGAAACGCGCGTCCTCCACTGAAATGCACCAGCAGCGCCAATATCATCTCGACATCGTCGACGCGATGGAGGCTCGCGACATGGCAGGCATCGAGGCTGCCATCCGCAAGGCGAGCGGCTACAGCCCGGACCGCAACTTTCTTGTCGGGGAACCGTCGCTGCCCTTCAGTGTCCATACGTTGATGCCGTGACTGCGTCTGGCGTCCGGCAGCCAGGGTCACGCCAGAGCATATTTTCCAGAAACTGAAATTTCAGATCTATGCGCTGGGCAAATAGGTACTTGGCGCTGAATGCATGACTGCGCCGCGTTCCGGGCATGGCGGCGCAACATGAAATTGTTCGCGAAATTCCTCCTCGCCAGATGACGATGCGTCGTCCTGAGATTTCAATCCCATGATACACTTGAGGAATCTCAATTTTTGATGAGAACACGCGGCTTGCTTCCGGCAAAACCTGGGCGTGAAAACCATCCCTTGGAGCTCCGTTCCTATGCATCCTGCGGTCTCGGATTTGATGTTGCGGCGCAACGTCCGATTCTCGCAGCTGCGATTTGCCAAGTTGACAGGCCATGAAACAGCGGACAGTGTTGCCCTCAACGAGGCATAAAAATGCACGCCAATAGGGGAACTGAAATGTCAAATGTAATCACCCAATTCGCATGCACAGCAATTTTTGGAATTTTAGGGTCCGTCGCTTCGGCTGAAGCGGCTGACAAGGTCGTCATGGGAACAGGGTGGTTG
Protein-coding regions in this window:
- the efeO gene encoding iron uptake system protein EfeO gives rise to the protein MRRTSLLSTVFATVLLASTGLAQAKVAPEDLVQPIADYKIYVEKNLATLAKDTKAFTDAVKAGDLEKAKMLYAPTRVTYEKIEPVAELFSDLDAAIDSRADDHEQKEKSADFIGFHRIEYSLFHENSAKDLGALADKLYADVTELQTRVKGLTFPPEKVVGGAAALIEEVAATKITGEEDRYSHTDLYDFQGNVDGAKKIVDLLTPLIKQEDPALLKKIDENFTTVDGILAKYKRKDGFETYDKLTDADRKALAGPVTTLAEDLSKLRGTLGLN
- the efeB gene encoding iron uptake transporter deferrochelatase/peroxidase subunit, which encodes MTHQNKTKDDNILVSPERRCLLIGAGMGAAGVIAGARGASASDNMMPSAVTNAPESDKLEESQPFYAMHQSGIVTPRPAAGLVVAFDVLAQNRADLERLFRTLTERAAFLMKGGPVPQLAPKFPPADSGILGPVVTPDNLTITVSIGNSLFDDRFGLKDAKPKRLQPMKDFPNDALQHELCHGDILIQFCSNTQDTNIHALRDVIKNMPDLMMVRWKQEGSVPVQPPHSEKAKESARNFLGFRDGSANPDSGNSGLMDRIVWVQQDSDEPAWAAHGSYQAVRIIRNFVERWDRTPLQEQETIIGRQKDSGAPFGGRVEADIPDYANDPDGKVTPLTSHIRLANARDKEAEAHLILRRPFNYSNGVSKAGQLEMGLLFIAYQADLEKGFIHVQNKLNGEPLEEYLKPIGGGYFFVLPGVKDKQDFLGRGLLEATGPVNVRG
- a CDS encoding GntR family transcriptional regulator, with amino-acid sequence MPRKQTPARAGKLLRTDAYERLLIAIITGEIEAGSRVDEKQLMKQYGLGQAAVRDALFRLDLEGLVERHPRIGTRVAELGLRELQDVYEARLLLESYAAALGAVRGTPEDFAAIRGAFAQHADAVERRDIHKMVEIDWAFHRALARASQNQQIEVALRRLHNNACRFWCFGLKRASSTEMHQQRQYHLDIVDAMEARDMAGIEAAIRKASGYSPDRNFLVGEPSLPFSVHTLMP
- the efeO gene encoding iron uptake system protein EfeO, coding for MNGIPSKDILPRKLLAAGIGISAVLVLVSGTAFYYASRYSHAVRKTTAGGAVTVTIAGKSCNPNELTVPAGRTVFEIVNTSDRAVEWEILDGVMVLEERENIAPGFTQSLTAMLEPGTYQITCGLLSNPRGTLHVTAAASGAQAAAQPSMKAFIGAMAEYKVYLASETDGFVTAANDLAEAIKAADLAKVRSLYEPARIVYAHLLPIAGQISDLDRTIEARADYFEKKEQDPAFVGLHRIEFGLFSNNSLEEMAPVANKLAANAQALADRIHDLRITPAQMISGAAAAMDRFATAGPGLDEDRYAHSDLASFDAALSGVQKVADLIKPIAAKTAPSLTEQVDKNITSLQMTLRKHRSTEGYVRYSTLTEDDKSDLKKQAAALAADLGKLLQNLRLS
- a CDS encoding efflux transporter outer membrane subunit, which produces MKPLLIISTLCGLSSLLQACAVGPDYLKPDVVTPVAFKEAPKGWKVAEPGNGMTRGKWWSVYKDPLLDELVPQVAISNQNLKAYEAAYREAQAVVRETRSSLVPTVTASPSITRKRSSAVTANTQTAEVTGSWDIDLWGKVRRKIESNQAAAEASAAELADLTLSAQADLVTDYFELRYQDSLARLLNDTVAAYERSLKITQNQYAAGVASRSDIITAQTELASTQASAIAAGELRAQYEHAIALLIGKSPSELTIKSGALAQAVPNIPLVVPSALLERRPDIAEAERTMRQQNALIGVAVAAYYPTINLSAVAGYSGVSPLVSATNMVWSLASSGSQTLLDGGTRSAAVDAARATYDQSVANYRQTVLTAFHDVDDELSNLRILQHQAAAQAEAVRLARKAVTIALNEYQAGTTNYTTVVTAQATSLTNQETALLIAQNRLVASANLIKALGGEWSASHLSKTSPP
- a CDS encoding IS5 family transposase, producing the protein MPHKHNASRRHRIGKMKFKVTNWAEYEAGLRRRGSFTFWITPDALAGWAAPRRRTRGGQPLYSDLAIETTLMLGMVFGLRLRQSKGLLSSVLDMMGLDLPVPDHTTLSRRARTWKPSGRGNDRPHVADGPIHVVVDSTGLKVYGAGQWLEEKHGVKSRRNWRKLHLAIDTDSGEIIAHSLTDQETGDASQLEPLLDQINNEIDQFTADGAYDGAPTYDVVLRHSPGARVVIPPRSNAVEKPNAQAFCQRHDHIASVQIDGRLKWQASTGYGKRALVETAMGRYKGVIGQRLRARSFLAQQTEAAIGVAILNRMLACGRPKSVRCRASAGAAK
- the efeU gene encoding iron uptake transporter permease EfeU translates to MLAPFLIMFREGVEAALIVGIIASYLKQTGRGMWMPVVWIGILLAIAVSLFVGAGLQVVSAEFPQKAQELFEAVIGMVAVIVLTSMVFWMRKAARSIKAELHHSIDEALASHSGGFGLATMAFLAVVREGLESVFFLLATFQQSDSGLAPLGALLGVVLAVLVGCGIYVGGLKLNLRHFFRWTGVFILIVAAGILANAVKALHEAGLWNHLQSVVFDLSDRLPLDSPLGSVLGGILGYIDAPTISEVTVYVVFLTTTLFLFLAPYPPAPEVQTSHSARKI
- a CDS encoding flavin reductase family protein, whose translation is MMIDEHFKSGMRRLASGVSLITTKDTHDAWHGMIATSVTSVSVEPPSLLVCINRSASCHDPLIESGVFCVSFLGEDNDAIAEVFSSSRFKEQRFRDGDWRRISTGAPALARSLASFDCRVKQQLQADSHTIFIGSVEAIELWDAPLSPLVYMNGGYVRCISAGV